A stretch of the Lolium perenne isolate Kyuss_39 chromosome 3, Kyuss_2.0, whole genome shotgun sequence genome encodes the following:
- the LOC127340886 gene encoding uncharacterized protein isoform X2: MDSSTVMTPEPAPRANRSGSKKRDSTMDSGYPPSRAPKSRRIDCRCAPHLILPIMKLIVENDEQKGYVTEIGFGSFLSMGELEMNKALNLWLIDKFNCDTEALDFEGGISIPYTCNNRRGKAAKEVADEMCSITDKEPFCIAFMMAILGIYLAPNTCLTVNRALLGAVQQVDKLKEMDWCNFVATYLFKGIKEFKESNSTNVTIKGCVHILSVIFIDFVKHAAFEVPAGFPRLGVITKEHIKWVVSHPFTSLMVRYPEESVYAAMFDNMSNYYITEDGKCVDSETDSDALSNTSATTNTNKNDNKLRVLAELVTVMLPKPAPCDNPSGRKKQNNAMDTGNQPIRSAKSRTTENVFNKCSPQLLPPIMKLITENAEQKGYVGEIGFGSFLSMAEFEMNKALTLWLVDKFNCDTEALEFEGGISILVRPLVKSVLGIPSGPIQVVKGLDIDDSLKDEYTYNGRPKNAKEVAEEMCSITGKEPFCIAFMMAMLGIYLAPSTSVGVNWKLLGAVRQVDKLKEMDWCNFVATYLFKGIKKFKESNATFVYIKGCVHILSVIFIDFVKHAAFEVPVGFPRLGVVTTKHIKWVVSHPFTSLMVRRPEESIYAAVLDNWPKDNIVEDGKCVTNTDALSDTLGTTDSDQNNNRHPGSAELGTLPVSEDELGPPVTSPNTRSWAIVEYVEVGTSPQSAAPGSFAEHIMFPTSCEQLQSSRPSSELCSAQIHVSPDNPKGMNRGSTSPVENAADRSTKKASVDKPSSGQAKRAGRVAALDMSLLNCTLCCSPCKPPVFQCNGRHLACGRCLAELPGEQCQMCEQGGGFSPCPIMDDIVSLAMVECSHDGCKSSVPYHELDGHESTCPHAPCYCYCPEPGCGFVGPPELLLCHVAALHSVPVHTVDYGKVHRLRVLEPRFMLHGEGDDSAFLLAVGALGAAMVVSAVCIRAGALRQPRYMVKLWADGPPPPSSAAGRIEWELEAVTSSTRPGEVVVMELPSFLTVPPAYLVGSGVSKAVILDIRIDKM, from the exons ATGGATAG TTCGACGGTCATGACTCCGGAGCCTGCTCCGCGTGCTAATCGCAGTGGGAGCAAGAAGCGGGACAGTACCATGGATAGTGGTTATCCACCAAGTAGAGCCCCCAAGTCCAGGAGG ATCGATTGCAGATGTGCACCTCACCTGATTTTGCCAATCATGAAGCTTATCGTTGAAAATGATGAGCAGAAAGGCTACGTCACAGAAATTGGGTTTGGGAGCTTCTTGTCCATGGGAGAGCTTGAGATGAATAAGGCTCTTAACCTCTGGTTGATTGATAAGTTTAATTGTGACACCGAGGCTCTTGATTTTGAAGGTGGCATATCGATTCCG TATACTTGTAATAACAGGAGAGGGAAGGCTGCCAAGGAGGTGGCGGATGAAATGTGCAGCATAACTGACAAGGAACCGTTCTGCATAGCGTTCATGATGGCGATACTCGGAATTTATCTAGCACCAAATACATGTCTGACCGTCAACAGGGCCTTACTTGGAGCTGTTCAGCAGGTTGATAAACTCAAAGAGATGGACTGGTGCAATTTCGTTGCTACCTACCTCTTCAAAGGAATCAAGGAATTCAAAGAATCAAACTCAACTAATGTTACTATAAAGGGTTGTGTCCACATACTGAGC GTCATATTCATCGATTTTGTGAAACATGCTGCATTTGAAGTACCAGCTGGTTTTCCACGCCTGGGTGTTATCACTAAAGAACATATCAAATGGGTTGTCTCACATCCCTTCACTAGCTTGATG GTACGTTATCCAGAAGAGTCAGTCTATGCTGCCATGTTTGATAACATGTCAAATTATTACATTACCGAAGATGGAAAATGTGTTGATTCTGAAACAGATTCTGATGCACTGTCCAATACGTCTGCAACCACCAACACCAATAAGAATGACAACAAACTTCGGGTTTTAGCAGAGCTTGTCACTGTCATGCTTCCGAAGCCTGCTCCATGTGATAATCCCAGTGGGAGGAAGAAGCAGAACAATGCCATGGATACTGGTAATCAACCAATTAGATCCGCCAAGTCCAGGACG ACCGAAAACGTCTTTAACAAATGTTCACCTCAGCTCCTTCCGCCAATTATGAAGCTTATTACTGAGAATGCTGAGCAGAAAGGTTATGTCGGAGAAATTGGGTTTGGGAGCTTCTTGTCCATGGCAGAATTTGAGATGAATAAGGCTCTTACCCTATGGTTGGTTGATAAGTTTAATTGTGACACTGAGGCTCTTGAGTTTGAAGGTGGCATATCGATTCTGGTAAGGCCACTTGTGAAGAGTGTCCTTGGAATCCCTTCAGGCCCTATCCAAGTTGTAAAAGGTCTAGATATTGACGACTCTCTAAAGGATGAATATACTTATAATGGTAGACCGAAGAATGCGAAGGAGGTGGCGGAGGAAATGTGCAGCATAACTGGCAAAGAACCGTTCTGTATAGCATTCATGATGGCGATGCTCGGAATTTATCTAGCACCGAGCACATCCGTGGGTGTCAACTGGAAGTTACTGGGAGCTGTTAGACAGGTTGATAAACTGAAAGAGATGGATTGGTGCAATTTTGTTGCTACTTACCTCTTCAAAGGAATCAAGAAATTCAAAGAATCCAACGCAACTTTTGTTTATATAAAGGGTTGTGTCCACATACTGAGT GTCATATTCATCGACTTTGTGAAACATGCTGCGTTTGAAGTACCAGTTGGTTTTCCACGCTTGGGTGTTGTCACTACAAAACATATCAAATGGGTCGTTTCACATCCCTTCACTAGCTTGATG GTACGTCGTCCAGAAGAGTCAATCTATGCTGCCGTGCTTGATAACTGGCCAAAAGATAACATTGTTGAAGATGGAAAATGTGTTACAAATACTGATGCTTTGTCTGATACGCTTGGTACCACCGACTCCGATCAGAATAATAACAGGCATCCTGGTTCGGCAGAGCTTGGCACGTTACCTGTATCAGAAG ATGAGCTTGGCCCTCCCGTCACAAGTCCTAATACAAGAAGCTGGGCCATTGTTGAATATGTAGAAGTTGGCACATCACCTCAATCAGCAG CTCCCGGTTCCTTCGCAGAACACATAATGTTTCCAACAAGTTGCGAGCAACTGCAGTCTTCTAGGCCTTCTTCTGAACTGTGTTCTGCACAA ATCCATGTTTCTCCAGACAACCCCAAGGGGATGAACAGGGGTTCCACATCGCCGGTGGAGAATGCTGCTGATCGTAGCACCAAGAAGGCGAGTGTGGATAAGCCCAGCAGTGGCCAAGCTAAGCGAGCCGGAAGGGTTGCAGCTCTGGACATGAGTTTGCTCAATTGCACCCTCTGCTGCAGCCCTTGCAAGCCTCCTGTTTTCCAG TGCAATGGCAGGCATTTAGCCTGCGGCAGATGCCTTGCCGAGCTCCCCGGCGAGCAGTGCCAGATGTGCGAGCAGGGTGGTGGCTTCAGCCCATGCCCCATTATGGATGACATTGTCTCGTTGGCCATGGTTGAATGCTCCCATGACGGTTGCAAGAGCTCTGTCCCCTACCATGAGCTTGATGGCCATGAGAGTACGTGCCCCCATGCGCCCTGTTACTGCTATTGCCCGGAGCCCGGCTGTGGTTTTGTTGGCCCGCCGGAACTGCTTCTCTGCCACGTCGCCGCCCTGCACTCGGTGCCGGTGCACACGGTCGATTATGGCAAAGTGCACCGGCTTCGGGTGTTGGAGCCGCGATTCATGCTCCATGGGGAAGGGGACGACAGCGCGTTCCTCCTTGCCGTGGGCGCGCTCGGCGCAGCCATGGTCGTGTCGGCGGTGTGTATCAGGGCAGGTGCGTTGCGACAGCCACGGTACATGGTCAAGCTTTGGGCAGATGGTCCGCCACCGCCGAGCAGCGCGGCGGGCAGAATCGAGTGGGAGTTGGAGGCAGTGACGAGCAGTACCAGGCCCGGCGAGGTCGTGGTGATGGAGCTGCCGTCATTCTTGACAGTGCCGCCTGCGTATCTGGTTGGATCAGGGGTGTCCAAGGCAGTGATTCTCGACATTCGCATTGACAAGATGTGA
- the LOC127340886 gene encoding uncharacterized protein isoform X3, translating into MKLIVENDEQKGYVTEIGFGSFLSMGELEMNKALNLWLIDKFNCDTEALDFEGGISIPVRPLVKSILGIPSGPIQVVEGLDVDDALHAQYTCNNRRGKAAKEVADEMCSITDKEPFCIAFMMAILGIYLAPNTCLTVNRALLGAVQQVDKLKEMDWCNFVATYLFKGIKEFKESNSTNVTIKGCVHILSVIFIDFVKHAAFEVPAGFPRLGVITKEHIKWVVSHPFTSLMVRYPEESVYAAMFDNMSNYYITEDGKCVDSETDSDALSNTSATTNTNKNDNKLRVLAELVTVMLPKPAPCDNPSGRKKQNNAMDTGNQPIRSAKSRTTENVFNKCSPQLLPPIMKLITENAEQKGYVGEIGFGSFLSMAEFEMNKALTLWLVDKFNCDTEALEFEGGISILVRPLVKSVLGIPSGPIQVVKGLDIDDSLKDEYTYNGRPKNAKEVAEEMCSITGKEPFCIAFMMAMLGIYLAPSTSVGVNWKLLGAVRQVDKLKEMDWCNFVATYLFKGIKKFKESNATFVYIKGCVHILSVIFIDFVKHAAFEVPVGFPRLGVVTTKHIKWVVSHPFTSLMVRRPEESIYAAVLDNWPKDNIVEDGKCVTNTDALSDTLGTTDSDQNNNRHPGSAELGTLPVSEDELGPPVTSPNTRSWAIVEYVEVGTSPQSAAPGSFAEHIMFPTSCEQLQSSRPSSELCSAQIHVSPDNPKGMNRGSTSPVENAADRSTKKASVDKPSSGQAKRAGRVAALDMSLLNCTLCCSPCKPPVFQCNGRHLACGRCLAELPGEQCQMCEQGGGFSPCPIMDDIVSLAMVECSHDGCKSSVPYHELDGHESTCPHAPCYCYCPEPGCGFVGPPELLLCHVAALHSVPVHTVDYGKVHRLRVLEPRFMLHGEGDDSAFLLAVGALGAAMVVSAVCIRAGALRQPRYMVKLWADGPPPPSSAAGRIEWELEAVTSSTRPGEVVVMELPSFLTVPPAYLVGSGVSKAVILDIRIDKM; encoded by the exons ATGAAGCTTATCGTTGAAAATGATGAGCAGAAAGGCTACGTCACAGAAATTGGGTTTGGGAGCTTCTTGTCCATGGGAGAGCTTGAGATGAATAAGGCTCTTAACCTCTGGTTGATTGATAAGTTTAATTGTGACACCGAGGCTCTTGATTTTGAAGGTGGCATATCGATTCCGGTAAGGCCACTTGTGAAGAGTATTCTTGGAATCCCTTCAGGCCCTATCCAAGTTGTAGAGGGTCTAGATGTTGATGACGCTCTCCATGCTCAGTATACTTGTAATAACAGGAGAGGGAAGGCTGCCAAGGAGGTGGCGGATGAAATGTGCAGCATAACTGACAAGGAACCGTTCTGCATAGCGTTCATGATGGCGATACTCGGAATTTATCTAGCACCAAATACATGTCTGACCGTCAACAGGGCCTTACTTGGAGCTGTTCAGCAGGTTGATAAACTCAAAGAGATGGACTGGTGCAATTTCGTTGCTACCTACCTCTTCAAAGGAATCAAGGAATTCAAAGAATCAAACTCAACTAATGTTACTATAAAGGGTTGTGTCCACATACTGAGC GTCATATTCATCGATTTTGTGAAACATGCTGCATTTGAAGTACCAGCTGGTTTTCCACGCCTGGGTGTTATCACTAAAGAACATATCAAATGGGTTGTCTCACATCCCTTCACTAGCTTGATG GTACGTTATCCAGAAGAGTCAGTCTATGCTGCCATGTTTGATAACATGTCAAATTATTACATTACCGAAGATGGAAAATGTGTTGATTCTGAAACAGATTCTGATGCACTGTCCAATACGTCTGCAACCACCAACACCAATAAGAATGACAACAAACTTCGGGTTTTAGCAGAGCTTGTCACTGTCATGCTTCCGAAGCCTGCTCCATGTGATAATCCCAGTGGGAGGAAGAAGCAGAACAATGCCATGGATACTGGTAATCAACCAATTAGATCCGCCAAGTCCAGGACG ACCGAAAACGTCTTTAACAAATGTTCACCTCAGCTCCTTCCGCCAATTATGAAGCTTATTACTGAGAATGCTGAGCAGAAAGGTTATGTCGGAGAAATTGGGTTTGGGAGCTTCTTGTCCATGGCAGAATTTGAGATGAATAAGGCTCTTACCCTATGGTTGGTTGATAAGTTTAATTGTGACACTGAGGCTCTTGAGTTTGAAGGTGGCATATCGATTCTGGTAAGGCCACTTGTGAAGAGTGTCCTTGGAATCCCTTCAGGCCCTATCCAAGTTGTAAAAGGTCTAGATATTGACGACTCTCTAAAGGATGAATATACTTATAATGGTAGACCGAAGAATGCGAAGGAGGTGGCGGAGGAAATGTGCAGCATAACTGGCAAAGAACCGTTCTGTATAGCATTCATGATGGCGATGCTCGGAATTTATCTAGCACCGAGCACATCCGTGGGTGTCAACTGGAAGTTACTGGGAGCTGTTAGACAGGTTGATAAACTGAAAGAGATGGATTGGTGCAATTTTGTTGCTACTTACCTCTTCAAAGGAATCAAGAAATTCAAAGAATCCAACGCAACTTTTGTTTATATAAAGGGTTGTGTCCACATACTGAGT GTCATATTCATCGACTTTGTGAAACATGCTGCGTTTGAAGTACCAGTTGGTTTTCCACGCTTGGGTGTTGTCACTACAAAACATATCAAATGGGTCGTTTCACATCCCTTCACTAGCTTGATG GTACGTCGTCCAGAAGAGTCAATCTATGCTGCCGTGCTTGATAACTGGCCAAAAGATAACATTGTTGAAGATGGAAAATGTGTTACAAATACTGATGCTTTGTCTGATACGCTTGGTACCACCGACTCCGATCAGAATAATAACAGGCATCCTGGTTCGGCAGAGCTTGGCACGTTACCTGTATCAGAAG ATGAGCTTGGCCCTCCCGTCACAAGTCCTAATACAAGAAGCTGGGCCATTGTTGAATATGTAGAAGTTGGCACATCACCTCAATCAGCAG CTCCCGGTTCCTTCGCAGAACACATAATGTTTCCAACAAGTTGCGAGCAACTGCAGTCTTCTAGGCCTTCTTCTGAACTGTGTTCTGCACAA ATCCATGTTTCTCCAGACAACCCCAAGGGGATGAACAGGGGTTCCACATCGCCGGTGGAGAATGCTGCTGATCGTAGCACCAAGAAGGCGAGTGTGGATAAGCCCAGCAGTGGCCAAGCTAAGCGAGCCGGAAGGGTTGCAGCTCTGGACATGAGTTTGCTCAATTGCACCCTCTGCTGCAGCCCTTGCAAGCCTCCTGTTTTCCAG TGCAATGGCAGGCATTTAGCCTGCGGCAGATGCCTTGCCGAGCTCCCCGGCGAGCAGTGCCAGATGTGCGAGCAGGGTGGTGGCTTCAGCCCATGCCCCATTATGGATGACATTGTCTCGTTGGCCATGGTTGAATGCTCCCATGACGGTTGCAAGAGCTCTGTCCCCTACCATGAGCTTGATGGCCATGAGAGTACGTGCCCCCATGCGCCCTGTTACTGCTATTGCCCGGAGCCCGGCTGTGGTTTTGTTGGCCCGCCGGAACTGCTTCTCTGCCACGTCGCCGCCCTGCACTCGGTGCCGGTGCACACGGTCGATTATGGCAAAGTGCACCGGCTTCGGGTGTTGGAGCCGCGATTCATGCTCCATGGGGAAGGGGACGACAGCGCGTTCCTCCTTGCCGTGGGCGCGCTCGGCGCAGCCATGGTCGTGTCGGCGGTGTGTATCAGGGCAGGTGCGTTGCGACAGCCACGGTACATGGTCAAGCTTTGGGCAGATGGTCCGCCACCGCCGAGCAGCGCGGCGGGCAGAATCGAGTGGGAGTTGGAGGCAGTGACGAGCAGTACCAGGCCCGGCGAGGTCGTGGTGATGGAGCTGCCGTCATTCTTGACAGTGCCGCCTGCGTATCTGGTTGGATCAGGGGTGTCCAAGGCAGTGATTCTCGACATTCGCATTGACAAGATGTGA
- the LOC127340886 gene encoding uncharacterized protein isoform X1: protein MDSSTVMTPEPAPRANRSGSKKRDSTMDSGYPPSRAPKSRRIDCRCAPHLILPIMKLIVENDEQKGYVTEIGFGSFLSMGELEMNKALNLWLIDKFNCDTEALDFEGGISIPVRPLVKSILGIPSGPIQVVEGLDVDDALHAQYTCNNRRGKAAKEVADEMCSITDKEPFCIAFMMAILGIYLAPNTCLTVNRALLGAVQQVDKLKEMDWCNFVATYLFKGIKEFKESNSTNVTIKGCVHILSVIFIDFVKHAAFEVPAGFPRLGVITKEHIKWVVSHPFTSLMVRYPEESVYAAMFDNMSNYYITEDGKCVDSETDSDALSNTSATTNTNKNDNKLRVLAELVTVMLPKPAPCDNPSGRKKQNNAMDTGNQPIRSAKSRTTENVFNKCSPQLLPPIMKLITENAEQKGYVGEIGFGSFLSMAEFEMNKALTLWLVDKFNCDTEALEFEGGISILVRPLVKSVLGIPSGPIQVVKGLDIDDSLKDEYTYNGRPKNAKEVAEEMCSITGKEPFCIAFMMAMLGIYLAPSTSVGVNWKLLGAVRQVDKLKEMDWCNFVATYLFKGIKKFKESNATFVYIKGCVHILSVIFIDFVKHAAFEVPVGFPRLGVVTTKHIKWVVSHPFTSLMVRRPEESIYAAVLDNWPKDNIVEDGKCVTNTDALSDTLGTTDSDQNNNRHPGSAELGTLPVSEDELGPPVTSPNTRSWAIVEYVEVGTSPQSAAPGSFAEHIMFPTSCEQLQSSRPSSELCSAQIHVSPDNPKGMNRGSTSPVENAADRSTKKASVDKPSSGQAKRAGRVAALDMSLLNCTLCCSPCKPPVFQCNGRHLACGRCLAELPGEQCQMCEQGGGFSPCPIMDDIVSLAMVECSHDGCKSSVPYHELDGHESTCPHAPCYCYCPEPGCGFVGPPELLLCHVAALHSVPVHTVDYGKVHRLRVLEPRFMLHGEGDDSAFLLAVGALGAAMVVSAVCIRAGALRQPRYMVKLWADGPPPPSSAAGRIEWELEAVTSSTRPGEVVVMELPSFLTVPPAYLVGSGVSKAVILDIRIDKM, encoded by the exons ATGGATAG TTCGACGGTCATGACTCCGGAGCCTGCTCCGCGTGCTAATCGCAGTGGGAGCAAGAAGCGGGACAGTACCATGGATAGTGGTTATCCACCAAGTAGAGCCCCCAAGTCCAGGAGG ATCGATTGCAGATGTGCACCTCACCTGATTTTGCCAATCATGAAGCTTATCGTTGAAAATGATGAGCAGAAAGGCTACGTCACAGAAATTGGGTTTGGGAGCTTCTTGTCCATGGGAGAGCTTGAGATGAATAAGGCTCTTAACCTCTGGTTGATTGATAAGTTTAATTGTGACACCGAGGCTCTTGATTTTGAAGGTGGCATATCGATTCCGGTAAGGCCACTTGTGAAGAGTATTCTTGGAATCCCTTCAGGCCCTATCCAAGTTGTAGAGGGTCTAGATGTTGATGACGCTCTCCATGCTCAGTATACTTGTAATAACAGGAGAGGGAAGGCTGCCAAGGAGGTGGCGGATGAAATGTGCAGCATAACTGACAAGGAACCGTTCTGCATAGCGTTCATGATGGCGATACTCGGAATTTATCTAGCACCAAATACATGTCTGACCGTCAACAGGGCCTTACTTGGAGCTGTTCAGCAGGTTGATAAACTCAAAGAGATGGACTGGTGCAATTTCGTTGCTACCTACCTCTTCAAAGGAATCAAGGAATTCAAAGAATCAAACTCAACTAATGTTACTATAAAGGGTTGTGTCCACATACTGAGC GTCATATTCATCGATTTTGTGAAACATGCTGCATTTGAAGTACCAGCTGGTTTTCCACGCCTGGGTGTTATCACTAAAGAACATATCAAATGGGTTGTCTCACATCCCTTCACTAGCTTGATG GTACGTTATCCAGAAGAGTCAGTCTATGCTGCCATGTTTGATAACATGTCAAATTATTACATTACCGAAGATGGAAAATGTGTTGATTCTGAAACAGATTCTGATGCACTGTCCAATACGTCTGCAACCACCAACACCAATAAGAATGACAACAAACTTCGGGTTTTAGCAGAGCTTGTCACTGTCATGCTTCCGAAGCCTGCTCCATGTGATAATCCCAGTGGGAGGAAGAAGCAGAACAATGCCATGGATACTGGTAATCAACCAATTAGATCCGCCAAGTCCAGGACG ACCGAAAACGTCTTTAACAAATGTTCACCTCAGCTCCTTCCGCCAATTATGAAGCTTATTACTGAGAATGCTGAGCAGAAAGGTTATGTCGGAGAAATTGGGTTTGGGAGCTTCTTGTCCATGGCAGAATTTGAGATGAATAAGGCTCTTACCCTATGGTTGGTTGATAAGTTTAATTGTGACACTGAGGCTCTTGAGTTTGAAGGTGGCATATCGATTCTGGTAAGGCCACTTGTGAAGAGTGTCCTTGGAATCCCTTCAGGCCCTATCCAAGTTGTAAAAGGTCTAGATATTGACGACTCTCTAAAGGATGAATATACTTATAATGGTAGACCGAAGAATGCGAAGGAGGTGGCGGAGGAAATGTGCAGCATAACTGGCAAAGAACCGTTCTGTATAGCATTCATGATGGCGATGCTCGGAATTTATCTAGCACCGAGCACATCCGTGGGTGTCAACTGGAAGTTACTGGGAGCTGTTAGACAGGTTGATAAACTGAAAGAGATGGATTGGTGCAATTTTGTTGCTACTTACCTCTTCAAAGGAATCAAGAAATTCAAAGAATCCAACGCAACTTTTGTTTATATAAAGGGTTGTGTCCACATACTGAGT GTCATATTCATCGACTTTGTGAAACATGCTGCGTTTGAAGTACCAGTTGGTTTTCCACGCTTGGGTGTTGTCACTACAAAACATATCAAATGGGTCGTTTCACATCCCTTCACTAGCTTGATG GTACGTCGTCCAGAAGAGTCAATCTATGCTGCCGTGCTTGATAACTGGCCAAAAGATAACATTGTTGAAGATGGAAAATGTGTTACAAATACTGATGCTTTGTCTGATACGCTTGGTACCACCGACTCCGATCAGAATAATAACAGGCATCCTGGTTCGGCAGAGCTTGGCACGTTACCTGTATCAGAAG ATGAGCTTGGCCCTCCCGTCACAAGTCCTAATACAAGAAGCTGGGCCATTGTTGAATATGTAGAAGTTGGCACATCACCTCAATCAGCAG CTCCCGGTTCCTTCGCAGAACACATAATGTTTCCAACAAGTTGCGAGCAACTGCAGTCTTCTAGGCCTTCTTCTGAACTGTGTTCTGCACAA ATCCATGTTTCTCCAGACAACCCCAAGGGGATGAACAGGGGTTCCACATCGCCGGTGGAGAATGCTGCTGATCGTAGCACCAAGAAGGCGAGTGTGGATAAGCCCAGCAGTGGCCAAGCTAAGCGAGCCGGAAGGGTTGCAGCTCTGGACATGAGTTTGCTCAATTGCACCCTCTGCTGCAGCCCTTGCAAGCCTCCTGTTTTCCAG TGCAATGGCAGGCATTTAGCCTGCGGCAGATGCCTTGCCGAGCTCCCCGGCGAGCAGTGCCAGATGTGCGAGCAGGGTGGTGGCTTCAGCCCATGCCCCATTATGGATGACATTGTCTCGTTGGCCATGGTTGAATGCTCCCATGACGGTTGCAAGAGCTCTGTCCCCTACCATGAGCTTGATGGCCATGAGAGTACGTGCCCCCATGCGCCCTGTTACTGCTATTGCCCGGAGCCCGGCTGTGGTTTTGTTGGCCCGCCGGAACTGCTTCTCTGCCACGTCGCCGCCCTGCACTCGGTGCCGGTGCACACGGTCGATTATGGCAAAGTGCACCGGCTTCGGGTGTTGGAGCCGCGATTCATGCTCCATGGGGAAGGGGACGACAGCGCGTTCCTCCTTGCCGTGGGCGCGCTCGGCGCAGCCATGGTCGTGTCGGCGGTGTGTATCAGGGCAGGTGCGTTGCGACAGCCACGGTACATGGTCAAGCTTTGGGCAGATGGTCCGCCACCGCCGAGCAGCGCGGCGGGCAGAATCGAGTGGGAGTTGGAGGCAGTGACGAGCAGTACCAGGCCCGGCGAGGTCGTGGTGATGGAGCTGCCGTCATTCTTGACAGTGCCGCCTGCGTATCTGGTTGGATCAGGGGTGTCCAAGGCAGTGATTCTCGACATTCGCATTGACAAGATGTGA